AACATCAAGTCTATTTTGGGTCTTGAAATCGCTACAATTGAAAGACGTCATGGTGTTGGACATAATATTTTCAAGTCATGGGGGGAGTTAGCCCCGGCTTTTGGCATGATTGGTACTCTCATCGGCCTTGTTATCATGTTGAGCGACCTTAACGACGCCAGTGCCATCGGGGTAGGCATGGCCACGGCGTTGATAACCACTTTCTATGGAGCTTTTTTTGCCAACATGTTACTTATTCCTGTCGCCACCAAGTTGCAAAGTCAGACCGAAGAGGAAATTTTTACCAGAGAAATGATGATTGAAGGGATTTTGTCTATTCAGTCGGGAACAAACCCGAAAATTGTTGAAGAAAAATTGACTACTTACTTATCGCCATATGAAAGAAAGAAGGACCGGGAGGAGGAA
This sequence is a window from Peptostreptococcaceae bacterium. Protein-coding genes within it:
- a CDS encoding motility protein A, whose amino-acid sequence is MKKIDIFPLLAIFIGTTMIIIAISTQGNIMVFWSLSSLVITVLGSFCALMASYPIKVLLGVPKILKQAFISNMDNRSNLVVLFANLSRKARSEGLLSIEEEVEKIENEFLIRGLRMVVDGIEPENIKSILGLEIATIERRHGVGHNIFKSWGELAPAFGMIGTLIGLVIMLSDLNDASAIGVGMATALITTFYGAFFANMLLIPVATKLQSQTEEEIFTREMMIEGILSIQSGTNPKIVEEKLTTYLSPYERKKDREEEAVVIKNAS